The DNA segment GGTTTTCACCTGTTTACACATTCTCAGCAGTTCTTGAAAAGCCATGTAAGATGTGTCAAGGTGATTACCCTTTTGGTGTTGGTGGACAAGAGGTGCAGATCACTGAGCTGTTTCACTCAAatggtattttactatatttaaatgAAACATTCTGAACTTGTGAATCATCTTACAAATTGCCAGACGTCATATGTGTAATTGATGGCATAATTCATACTTATGGGTCCCATGTGGTGCACTGGAAGGGGAAGGGTTTCATCGTCACGTGGTGGAACTGCTGTGCTGCTGCTGGTGTTGACAGCTACTTCTTGTTTTCTTCTCCAGAGCCACACATACTGCTTTTCAGAAGACCACTCCCCAAGGATTAACTGGAGTGAAGCACCTGTAATATAACTGCTATCGTTTGGCTTTTTCTTATTGTCTTTGAACAATACATCTCTGTCCACATTCTGTACATCACCATATTTCCTAATTTATAGTTTAGGAAAACCCCTAGTGTTATTGTGATTTGTTCTTTCAAACTCCCTCAGTTTTTAGAGGCAGTGAGAGGCAAATAGTCTGATTCCACTGTGAATTCTATGAACAATATAAAAGTGAACACGGCACCTGTCAATtgtacacataaatacatgttttaaaTGTCTTGTTGCATTGTTAAGATTGATTTTATTTACTGACTGGTCATACAgacatgaatttttatttttcttaaacttACAATTTTCCTCTGTTTAAACATTTACTGTTCCTTATCCTTGTTTTCTGTACATATATGATTTCTAGTTATTTTCAGCAACAAGTCACTATTGATTCAAAGAGTCCTGTGCTGCTggaaaaataaaatgtacataataCATTATTGTGTATACGTTTGTTTCAATGACAGATTTGTAATTCTTCCGGACAGTGTTTAATCAGAAACATTCACAATTAGTGGTGTGATAAATTCCGAGTGTCTGATGCCTAAGGAGTACGCCGGGGCCCGGGCCTTGTGAACTGTCACCTTCTCTGGGTTATACGTTCCGGGACCAGGTTTTTTTGTGCTATCTTTCGGTAGACTGTGGCGCCCCAGCATGGAGAAGGCGGGTCGTCGGGGTAAATAAACACTTGGGTCTGTGCTGTTGTATCTGCATGGCCCCGGTGTCTTGGTGAGGTCCACAGACGGTCCACCAGTGGGGTAACTGGCTGACATGGTGTAGCTTGCACTGGCTGGCTTGTTTGGAATGTGGGGGCCCATGAGCGGAGGGAGGCAGTACTTATTAGGAGCAGGTACTGTGTCCACGCTGCGGTAGTGAGTGCGATAACCCATTGTGTAGCATGGGGGTCTGCGCTGGAGGTTACATGGGGGGGCTCGTTCAGGGCTATATGCACCTGGACCTGGGGTCTGTAGTAGCTCCTCTAGAACAGAAAAACATCAAAACACGACTTGACATGTCATAGAAGCATCTGTACGGCTTCAGATTGTCAGTTGAAATCCAGGAACAGAACAGTTTTTCAGTTTAGGTGCTGTTCAGGTCCAGCATCTTCCCTAAGTCTGTTGGAGACCTGGGTGCTTACATGGgcaagaaaatgttttttgttatcatatatatatatatacctggaATTCTGTCTGTCCGAGAgttttgtccatcccatttctcagACACGTTAccaaattcttttcaaatttcacgtgttctttaccactaggagacgTGCAGTGCAGTTTGATGCCTGAATTAAaatttagggatttttttttttttttaacacatttttctaAATTTCAAGTTAGATTAcattattcacccaattcttttcaaatttcacacaaatGTTCTTtcagggttcgtacgggtgcttggaatccttgaaaatgtttcaatttcaatgttgtgttttcaaggtttgaaaagtgcttgaattttagttgaagtgatgtgatttatctgtttattttaatattaactctgccacgTTAGATGggaagccaaagctacttacaaagaggtgatacattttggaaaaaaataaaataaaaattagtgGGTGTTGTCAGGTCGACTCTAGGTACATTTttgtcttaatctttgtctctgtgtgagtgtgcctgaagaacgccaagtggcttccctttttttggatacaactttgtgttctcctttaatttctaaactttttactATTATGaagcataattttagatgtttatagcataatacaatgtacatcattgtgataaaaatggaaaaaaattatgaatatatatatatatgtgtgtgtgtgtgtgtattcttgtagatatgtattttactccagtgataaaggtgctgtgctggaaaaatttgaaaataatcCTTAAAAGTTCTTGAAAAGGGCAtgactttgactttgaaaaatgtatgaaccctgtctttacatgtgccttcctctcaatttttatttttttttttttttttacacattttcaaaAAGCTTTTTAAAAgactgaaagttaagactcaattaatccctgggtaggcagggtaccAGTGAGCAGGTGGGGCAAAGTTTTGTATGACTGGATTGGTAAGTGCTACatactttttcagttgtttttcttttcttttgtttctctGTAGAGAAAAAATCTGTGTACAAAACTTTGAAAAAcctgcagcagataaaaacagtgaagaatCATTAGACTTGGGAAAAGTCAGTAATTTTCCATTAATTTGTCTTAGCTCCTTTAATCGTCGGGAAAACCCTGGACCAGAACAGTATGCAGTGTTAAAAACTTACTCTGTGCTTTCACTCTACCCAACATTGAGTACGCAGGAGTGCCGTCCTTTCCAAAGCGCGTAATTTGGGCATCAATATGGTACTGAGGTCCAGGACTGGAGTCTACACAGTACACTGGAACAAAGACACGAAAGGATTCTAGGATGTCTCTGCTGATTTGGATGTAAGTTTCTAATACGGTGATGCAAAAATGATTGAGTAGAAAAGTTCTGTCTTAAAACAGTAACTGAGGGAAAATTATATTTTAGCAAAATATACTTAAAATGTGGAAAAGGTTAAAGTAGTAATATTGTAGTAAAATGGTTCCTGTCATTTTAACGATGCATATTATTTTCTCTAAGATCACTTAcaacacaggggtcaaacatcgGCCCGTGGGCTGAAACCGGCCTGGCAACCAGTCCAATCTGACCCGTGAGATGAaggtgtgaaatggaaaaattaaacTTAAGATAGTAACAACCAATGGTGTCAAaactgttttagttcaggttccacatacaacccaatcataacagcctataaataatgataactccaagtgtttctctttgttttagtgtaaaaaagtagaattacatgaaaatatgtacatttacaaactatcctttaccaGTGTAatgtgaacaacctaaaaatgtctagaaaagtaaatgcaattttagctTTGATTTGTTGTTTCTgaaatgtttgttcatttttgagcatgttttgttcttcttattatttattttgttcacatttgttgattttttttgtggcttTGTCTTTGGTTTACTCAGTACTGGTCCTTAAGCAGTGGGTTAGTAGTTTACTGACGTACAGAATAGTTACTAAGTTTTGTCTCCCTCTTGTGGCTCTAGTGTGACATTACAATATATTAAAGTGAAATCACTGATGGACTGCTTTGAATGTATTCCCTTGTCcctcctgtttttgttttatttgaataTATCATAATCTATTTAATTGCCATATTTTCTTATGTAGTTGTGAGTAGTGACTAAAGGCTGATAATGGGCTAAAGGTGTGGGTGGGTGTGAGCTCACTGTTGTCACTCATCCTGCCGTGGAAAGAATAAGCGGGGCTAGTGGGCTTGGTGAAGTCATGGCCGATATATCCAATGGTGGGAGGAAGACCATaacgtccaggtccaggtcctggacATGGGTAGAAATATCACAGCATATACGACATTTACTTATCATGGACATATTAAATAACATCTgaggatttatttaaaaaatgtgcatCAATGGACAAGGTCTGTGTTCAAGTCCTCCTGCAGATGTGTCTTTTTCTCATGTAGGTAAGTCAGTACTAAATAaatacagtgttacataaactgTTGCAGGAAAAGCTGCTGCTTGTCAGAGTTCATCTTACCTTTTTCTCTTCCTGCAATTGCTGGATATTTTTTCTCCATTTGTCCtggtgtacactgtaaaaaatgtaattAGTGGTTACTAAAAATTTAATAATGGCAACACGGTGACACCTAATATCACTGAGTAGATTTAAAGATGATTTATTATTAAAGTagatacaaaaaatgcaaatgcattttcatctatttatgtgtttgttcatttataagtctaatgtcctgtcagagattgTTAGACTTAGTTAGATTTAGTAAATATCTCACAAAATTAACTTAGATTTATCAAATCCCTGAATCTCTGGgggagtgtttttcaaccttggggtcaggaccccatgtggggtcacctggaattcagatggggtcacctgaaatttctagtaattggtaaaaaaatatataaataaattactaataaaaaaatattttttaatgattcaatatatatttcattataattaaaacaatacagttttcctaataaaaatcaagttcaaataaaatgcaggatataatatctgagagggcatatcttgattgacccaatcatgtgaccacatgcattactgtgcttcaacctgcctggacacagtcaaaaccagactgaacacagaATGGatagatttcttcacccgcctggcccaAAGACatgtccaagagaaaaatgtctttgttttgaatgtctggggtcaccagaaatttgtgatgttaaaatgaagtcactagccagaaaaggttgggaaccactgctcaagggaataaaaagtcaaatttacTAAGATAATTGCAGatcattttattcatattatttgtgttttttacacacacacacacacacacacacacacacacacacacacacacacacacagacacacacacacacacacatacatactgtatatatatatatatatatatatatatatatatatatatatatatatatatatatatatatatatatatataatgctaAATTAGATGCaaataaaaatgaagtgaaatccATCTTTCTTTAATTTGAatatttttactagtttttaaCACTGAAGCCTACTCAGTattatattattagattttttgtataaaaaaaaaaaaaaaaaaagtgaaatttaatCAATGATTAATTCTAATATATTTACTTTACATAAACCTTTTAAGtgccaaagtcacaatattgtgacaagcaacaactgaatgaaacagacagctttttgaaagcCTGATCtcaaaactgaatataaaaaacaacaacaacaaccctcaGGTGCCTAAAAGGTAAACTTCTGATAAATCAGCACCTTGAGcctattttacttttacttatttAGGTTGTTCTAAGCATTGATTCACCCCGAtctcactttttacagtgtaaatgagTTGAAAGCAGGTATAGACTGAATATTAGCAATGGTCACATCATGTAAATAATCCGTCAGAATCCTGACAGACTGACTTCCAAAAAagtgatgtttgtgttttttgctccTTACCACTGATGTTTCCCTTTTTCTGACAGAACTTAGTCAAGCTGCAGATTGAAAGACGCATCAGAAGCTCATGTCACTTCTTAATCCATCAAACCTGAGAGGTTTTCCTTCAGACATCCCATCATAGGACTACGTTTCTCCAGGACCCCGCAT comes from the Sphaeramia orbicularis chromosome 4, fSphaOr1.1, whole genome shotgun sequence genome and includes:
- the cimap1d gene encoding outer dense fiber protein 3-like protein 2b, whose translation is MEKKYPAIAGREKGPGPGRYGLPPTIGYIGHDFTKPTSPAYSFHGRMSDNMYCVDSSPGPQYHIDAQITRFGKDGTPAYSMLGRVKAQKELLQTPGPGAYSPERAPPCNLQRRPPCYTMGYRTHYRSVDTVPAPNKYCLPPLMGPHIPNKPASASYTMSASYPTGGPSVDLTKTPGPCRYNSTDPSVYLPRRPAFSMLGRHSLPKDSTKKPGPGTYNPEKVTVHKARAPAYSLGIRHSEFITPLIVNVSD